Proteins co-encoded in one Neoarius graeffei isolate fNeoGra1 chromosome 11, fNeoGra1.pri, whole genome shotgun sequence genomic window:
- the dact1 gene encoding dapper homolog 1, with amino-acid sequence MRQTTAALAELLISRDCAGMRDRKDYENRSRERGDGELERLRARDRMEATLAGLAELDYLRQRQELLVHNALNNQDNTSTSGEEDNQLCSALEDNYLNNEEKLLEENILLLRKQLNCLRRRDAGLISQLQELDRQISDLRLDTETLHEHLESDSRPSSGFYELSDGTSGSLSNSSNSVFSECLSSCRSTSCLCAPLDTSLCASEGRPKSSDELSVCAECEEQCEDSCSGTVRRSLSVPYSASPDGNCDSVSKFHCDLIAKNGSDIYRYPSPLHAVAVQSPIFFQSMVNHLKEDSGMSKSGETLDNGQKPDKTLLSQAQAPLNKRLDNYIFGLLQRRAQPMRTNKPRTSINTDPSKSVLRQGSLCVRPGAAGQTQSRTSELTPNWQTCLQAAKAPCTDPSAASPQRQRPVESKAEHLENSASSCPQNQSLNGFIIKNDVNTNSLLKKKGPGANKGQPLAVVAKECQDLGSSNAVSSPKLNKHSYYPAVEDSKSAQMMKAGTPKRTPNVQASVACSAKVEQPLPEVLSLGSSSQSQDEGGQMVSAQYIPAQEQSVKLRKGGSKNVKIVKVKNGSSMKHRTHSSEIVSEAGRDRHRTGSRRSRPSEDMAHSCKASKRASCKAKRIPASIPEGRILEKHTTSRGRSTSQRHHSHHRHHEAVLAKPKYKRSDYHRRLRGIPEVPYEEAFRRVHHKQKREMLGHMYLPSNAHITSPYAYVGSDSEYSAECASLFHSTIVDTSEDERSNYTTNCFGDSESSASEADFIAESTTSTDSEGSSGVNWPQYSQASREMTSAQAKAFVKIKASHNLKKRILRFRSGSLKLMTTV; translated from the exons ATGAGGCAGACCACAGCTGCGCTCGCAGAGCTGCTGATTTCCCGGGACTGCGCCGGGATGCGGGACAGGAAGGATTATGAGAACCGCTCCAGAGAGCGAGGGGACGGGGAGCTGGAGCGCCTCCGAGCCCGAGACAGAATGGAGGCCACACTGGCTGGACTGGCAGAACTGGACTATCTGAGACAGAGACAGGAGCTGCTGGTCCATAACGCCCTGAACAATCAGGACAATACCAGCACAAGTGGGGAAGAAGATAATCAGCTGTGCTCGGCGCTCGAGGACAATTACCTCAACAACGAGGAGAAACTGCTGGAAGAGAACATTTTACTGTTGAGAAAACAGCTG AACTGCCTGCGGAGGCGAGATGCTGGTTTGATTAGTCAGCTCCAGGAACTGGACAGACAGATCAGTGACCTGCGACTGGACACAGAGACCCTACATGAGCATCTGGAGAGTGATAGCCGGCCCAGCTCAG GTTTTTACGAGTTAAGTGATGGTACTTCAGGCTCCCTCTCTAATTCCTCCAACTCTGTCTTCAGTGAGTGTTTGTCCAGCTGTCGTTCCACATCTTGCCTGTGCGCCCCCCTCGACACCTCGCTCTGTGCCTCTGAAGGAAGACCCAAGTCTTCAG ATGAGCTCAGTGTCTGTGCTGAGTGTGAAGAGCAGTGTGAGGACTCGTGTTCTGGTACAGTCCGCAGGTCACTCTCTGTTCCGTACTCTGCCTCTCCAGATGGGAACTGTGACAGTGTGTCCAAGTTCCACTGTGACCTGATAGCCAAAAATGGAAGTGATATATATCGCTACCCTAGCCCTCTCCATGctgtggctgttcagagccccatCTTTTTCCAGTCTATGGTCAACCATCTGAAGGAAGACTCTGGTATGTCCAAGTCTGGAGAAACCCTTGACAATGGTCAAAAACCTGACAAAACCCTTTTATCCCAAGCTCAAGCTCCCCtcaacaaaagactggacaattatATATTTGGACTGCTTCAGAGGAGAGCACAGCCAATGAGGACCAATAAACCTCGAACAAGCATAAACACAGACCCCTCCAAGAGTGTCTTACGGCAGGGCAGCCTCTGTGTTAGGCCTGGTGCTGCTGGACAGACACAGTCAAGGACCTCTGAACTCACACCCAACTGGCAAACTTGTTTGCAAGCAGCAAAAGCTCCTTGCACTGACCCCAGCGCAGCGTCACCTCAGAGACAGCGTCCTGTTGAGTCTAAGGCAGAACACTTGGAGAATAGTGCATCCTCCTGTCCTCAGAATCAATCCCTAAATGGATTCATAATCAAAAATGATGTTAACACTAATAGCCTATTAAAGAAGAAAGGCCCTGGGGCCAATAAAGGCCAACCATTAGCTGTTGTTGCTAAGGAGTGCCAGGACTTGGGTAGCTCTAATGCGGTGTCTTCCCCAAAACTTAACAAGCATTCTTAttaccctgctgtggaggacagtaAATCAGCCCAAATGATGAAAGCAGGAACTCCTAAGAGAACTCCTAATGTTCAGGCTTCAGTGGCCTGCTCTGCTAAAGTGGAGCAACCTCTGCCAGAGGTACTCAGCCTCGGCTCCTCCTCTCAGAGTCAGGATGAGGGGGGTCAGATGGTCAGTGCACAGTACATCCCTGCCCAAGAGCAGAGTGTCAAGCTTCGCAAAGGTGGTAGCAAGAACGTGAAAATTGTCAAGGTGAAGAATGGCAGCAGCATGAAACACAGGACCCATTCCAGCGAGATTGTATCAGAAGCAGGCCGTGACAGGCATCGCACTGGATCCAGGCGATCCAGACCGTCAGAAGACATGGCTCATTCATGTAAAGCCTCCAAGAGGGCATCTTGTAAAGCCAAAAGGATTCCAGCATCAATCCCTGAGGGGCGAATCCTGGAAAAGCACACCACCTCCAGAGGCAGGTCAACTTCCCAAAGACACCATAGTCACCACAGGCATCATGAGGCTGTGCTGGCTAAACCCAAATATAAGCGCAGTGACTACCATCGTAGGCTGCGGGGCATCCCAGAGGTGCCTTATGAGGAGGCTTTCAGGAGGGTTCACCACAAGCAAAAGAGGGAGATGCTGGGCCACATGTATCTTCCTTCCAATGCACACATCACCAGCCCTTATGCCTATGTGGGCAGTGACTCAGAGTACTCTGCTGAATGTGCTTCTCTCTTTCATTCCACCATCGTGGACACAAGTGAAGACGAGCGCAGTAACTACACCACCAACTGTTTTGGGGACAGTGAGTCGAGTGCTAGTGAGGCAGACTTTATTGCAGAAAGCACGACTAGCACTGACTCTGAAGGCAGCAGTGGAGTCAACTGGCCACAGTATAGTCAAGCATCGCGTGAAATGACTTCAGCACAGGCCAAAGCCTTCGTCAAAATCAAAGCCTCCCACAATTTAAAGAAGAGAATCCTACGCTTCCGATCAGGTTCTCTAAAACTCATGACCACAGTGTGA